TATATACTTTTTTACAAGTATTTATAGTGAGAAATCTCGTGTTTTTTGACGTTGCTTTTTGCTTTGTTTACATTTCGGTTATTTTATTTTTACCTAATAGTACAACTACTTCTGCATTGCTTTTAATTGCATTTTTGATAGGTTTGATTGTTGATATGTTTTATAATACGGCAGGTATGCATGCCTCTGCGGCAGTATTGATTGCCTATTTGAGGGGATATATTCTCAAGGTTTTATTTCCAACTAAAGGTCTTGATACCGAGCTTGTTATATCTCTGGATGGAATGGGTACCGAACGGTTCATCAGATATATTATTATTCTGACTTTTGTACACCATTTTTACTTGTTTTTCCTCGAAGCCGGCACCCTTTCTTTGTTTTTAAATACCTCCCTCAAAGTCATCGCCAGCGTATTATTTAGTACAATAGTAATTTTCTTATTTCATATATATTTTAAAAGTCTCCAAAATTCCTGATAGATGCTGTTTTCGTGTAGGTTAGTGAGTGTGGTTCTGTTTGCATTACTGCTTCAGGCTTGTGATCAAAAAGTTAAAGAATCCGCTGGTGAAAAACCTGAAAAGGTATTGACTGAAAAGGAAATTGAGAAAATCAAAAAAGAGATAAATGCCGGAGCAAAAACTGCTGCAATTGAATCTATTGTCAATGCTAAAGTCAATGCAGGGTTTAACGGCAATGTGCTGGTGGCTCAAAAAGGGCTTGTACTTTTTGAAGGCACATACGGATTGGCAAATATTGAGGATACTATCAAAAACACATCCGGGTCAAAATTTCAGTTGGCGTCACTCTCAAAAACCTTCACAGCCGTTGCAACTATGAAAATGGTCGAAGAAGGTCAAATGGGATTAGATAATACAGTAAAAGACTATTTTCCTGATTTTCCCTATGATGGAGTAACAATCAGGAGTTTACTTTCTCACAGGTCGGGACTTCCTTATTACCAATATGAGTTTGATAAGAAAGTAAGAGACGAAAAAATATATCCGACTAACCAGATGTTGATGACCTGGTTTGCCAAAGCTAAACCTACACCTAAGCCTCTCAATCTACCTGATCATTTTTTCTCCTATAACAATACCAATTTTGCCATTCTCGCTGCCATAATTGAAAAAGTATCGGGAAAAAGTTTTGATGACTATCTACAGGAAAAAATATTTAAGCCCGCCGGAATGAAGGAGACTTTTACGGCTAACAGCAAAAATCCCGAACTTCAAAGAAACAAAACACAAGGCTATCAAAATGGACGTAGATTAGAAAAAGATTTCTATGATGACATCATGGGTGACAAGGGGATTTACTCTACAACCGGTGATTTGCTCAAATGGTACAATTTACTAAAATCAGAAAAAGTACTAAGTAAGGAAAGTCTCAGAGAAATGTACACTCCGAGGAGTTTTGAGCACCCGGGATTAAGAAATTACGGCTATGGTTTCAGGCTGTGGGTGAATGATTTACAGCAAACTGACTATATTTATCATACAGGATGGTGGAAAGGATATAATACTATAATGTTTTTTGATTTAAGAGAAGATTTTGTAGTAATTTTGCTAAGTAATAAGTACAACCGTGGCGTGTACAATATTCGGGATATCGTGAATATTTTACACGGTAAAAACAAGGCTAGTACTTTAGAAGAAAATATTCTAGACCAATAAAAACCAAAAAAATGAAAAAAATTGCATTTTTACTTGCAGTAATGGTTTTTGCTGCTTGTAATTCGAAGACTTCACAGGAGTACAGTAAAGTAACCAACGACCCCCAGTTTATCCACGATGCCTATCAAAAGTTAACAGACGTAATCATACACGATATTTTTTCGCCGCCCGTTACCGCCAGAATTTATGCTTACGCTTCCATTGCAGGATATGAGGCACTTATTCCAGGTAATCCTGACTATGTGAGTGTAGGGGGACATCTGAATGGATTGGCAGAAGCACCTAAACCCGAAGCAGGTAAAGAATATTGTTATCCGCTGGCTAGTGTAAAGGCCATTATGACTGTTTCAAGAAATCTTACTTTTACAGTTGAAAAGTATGATGAATTTGAAAAGGCCACTTATAAGAAATTTAAAGATGCCGGTGTTCCTTCAGATGTTTATGAGCGGTCATTGAAATTTGGAGAAGAAATTGGGAATTATGTAAATGAATATTCTAAAAAGGACAATTATCTCCAAACCAGAGGACTTAGATATACTGTGAAAAATACAGGTGACAAATGGGTACCCACTCCACCTCAATATGCCGATGCCATGGAGCCTTACTGGGGAACCATCAGAACTATGGTGCTTGATTCGGCACACCAATTTCCTTCTAAAACTGTAATACCATATTCTAAAGATGCCAACAGTCCTTTTAGAGAAGAAGTGAAAGCGGTCT
The sequence above is a segment of the Cytophagaceae bacterium genome. Coding sequences within it:
- a CDS encoding beta-lactamase family protein; this encodes MLFSCRLVSVVLFALLLQACDQKVKESAGEKPEKVLTEKEIEKIKKEINAGAKTAAIESIVNAKVNAGFNGNVLVAQKGLVLFEGTYGLANIEDTIKNTSGSKFQLASLSKTFTAVATMKMVEEGQMGLDNTVKDYFPDFPYDGVTIRSLLSHRSGLPYYQYEFDKKVRDEKIYPTNQMLMTWFAKAKPTPKPLNLPDHFFSYNNTNFAILAAIIEKVSGKSFDDYLQEKIFKPAGMKETFTANSKNPELQRNKTQGYQNGRRLEKDFYDDIMGDKGIYSTTGDLLKWYNLLKSEKVLSKESLREMYTPRSFEHPGLRNYGYGFRLWVNDLQQTDYIYHTGWWKGYNTIMFFDLREDFVVILLSNKYNRGVYNIRDIVNILHGKNKASTLEENILDQ
- a CDS encoding vanadium-dependent haloperoxidase yields the protein MKKIAFLLAVMVFAACNSKTSQEYSKVTNDPQFIHDAYQKLTDVIIHDIFSPPVTARIYAYASIAGYEALIPGNPDYVSVGGHLNGLAEAPKPEAGKEYCYPLASVKAIMTVSRNLTFTVEKYDEFEKATYKKFKDAGVPSDVYERSLKFGEEIGNYVNEYSKKDNYLQTRGLRYTVKNTGDKWVPTPPQYADAMEPYWGTIRTMVLDSAHQFPSKTVIPYSKDANSPFREEVKAVYETVKNLTQEQKDIAWFWDDNPFVMNVQGHVMFANKKMTPAGHWVAITRTLCKQENKDIFETANAYVRVSVAHFDAFIACWHEKYSTEKIRPETVINADIDPKWMPYLQTPPFPEYPSGHSICSSTIAEVLTDLIGDNVSFTDSTEFIYGHGVRKFPSARKAAAEASISRVYGGIHYRSGCDEAFVTGTKIGQYISGKLVTKKK